The window CGTACCTCATCTACGGCATTCTGATGCTGTCGCTGGGCATTTTCCAGTTCCTGACCCGGTATAACCCCTTTTCCAAATAAAAGCTCAGCTTCCTCCAGTTTTCGCTCCTGCAATTCCAGCGAATCCTCAGCTCTGACTAAACTTCTTCGGGCTCTGGTCATTTCCAGACCTGTATCCCAGTTAAGAATTTCATTATAACGCTGCCTGGTTTTAATATAATCACTTCTTGCATTCCGAAGATTTATCTCCAAGTCTGAAGAGTCAATAAGTATGAGCACTTCACCCTGCTCCACCATTTGCCCGAAAGAAAAATTACGCTCCAGGATCCTGCCGTCAAACGGCGCTGTAACAACAATCTCTTCAAGGGGTTCCAAGCTTCCCACCAGGGAAACCGAAGTAGATACAGGGCGCGTGGAGACAGTTACGTGTACAGTTTCATCCTGTGATCTGGTAACATCATCGCTTCTTGCGCTCTGCACAGCCTTAAGCAGATTATCGCCTTGAAAATGATATATACCAATGCTTAGAAAAAGGCCGATGATGAGTAATGTGGAAACAAACCTGACAACCTGAACCCTTTTCGCTGCTTTTTGAAGCTCCTCATTTTTCTGTTCCAGATCCTGATAGGCCTTGCCAAGCTTGCGGGCATCTTCCTCCTGCCTGGCCTGCATCTTTTTCAACTCAGTGACATCTGAAAATACAAGAATAACACCTTTTTTATCCTTATCGTTTTCACTGAGATATGAAGAGCGTACTGACAGGGTAACAACCCTTTTATCGTATCGAGTAAAGTCAACAGTACTGCTTAACCCGATTCCCTGTTCATATACTGCGTCCAGGACCAACTGGTTAAAGTCATCATTTTCGTCCATCCCTGTTAGAAAGACCCGGGCAAAAGTATCATTGATGATTTTTTCAGGAGCCAGACCCAGCATGTCACCGGCAGCTGTGTTGAACATTATGATCCGACCCTGAAAATCAATAGCCATGACACCATCAGCCATATTTTCCAGGATATTTTCAAAAAAATCATGTTTAGACATTCAACACTCCAATGACTGTTGACGATCATCTGTTATCTGTTATCTGTTAATTGTTAATTGTTATTTGTTATCAGGTTAAGGCAGTGAATTCAGGCTTTTGTTCTTCAACAATTAACTATTGATTTGCTACAAGTAACTACAATCGTATATGTAATAAATTCAAAACATTATGGTTTTACCATACAGATTGCTTCGGTCGCTCAGGCTCCCTCGTGGATGACAGGTTTTGAGCAACTACATCCCTGACAGCTCAGGTGTCATTGCGAGCGAGTCTTCGAGCGCGGCAATCCTTGTTGCGAGCGAAGCGAAGCAATCTCGTGTTAAGGCTGATTTTTTAGTTACTCACAGGCTCGGTCCCAGGCTGCCCGGGTGAAAAGCTTACAAGTAACTTCAAAAAAAACTGGACCCCGGATCAAGTCCGGGGTGACGGTTGGAGCAAGTTTTTTACTCTTTACCGTCATTCCGGCGAAAGCCGGAATCCAGGTTTTGATTAGTGTGAGTTGCTCTTGTTCCTATGCTCCAGCTTTGGAACAAGAGGAAAAGTTCCGTCAAAGACGAGAACTTTGCGCCTGGCAAAGGGACTGTCCCTCGCTGTGTAAATTTTTTCATTTAAGCAAATTTTCCCAGGAACCAATGCAGCATCAATCTTTTTTATAGTACCTCGCGGGGTCTGTCCCAATTTCCAGAAAAGTGACAGACTTGTAAAGTTTCTCACACGCTCGGTCCCGGTCCGCCCGGGTGAGGAGCTGCTAATCCCCCAGCATCCAGGTTCTGTTCCCCAGAAATTCCTGCTCCAGATCAGCCCTGTTGGGTGTGAAGTCAATTTCCCAGGTATCTAAGGTAGTGGCCAGCAGTTGATCCAGCATGGTCAGAGAATTTTCATAACTGATAATGGCCTGGTTCAATGCTAATCGATCATCGCGCAGCCGATCCTGGTCCCTGACATAATCCTGGTTTGAAATGCGTCCCATGCGAAACTGGACCTGGCTGACTTCATAATTTTGCTCTGAAAGTTCCACAGTTCTTTGAGCCAGTTTAACTCTTTTTAAACTGGATTCTACACTGCGTACAGCATTTATCACCCTGTTCTCAAGATTTTCCATCTCATTGCTGATTCTCAAATCAACCTTTCTCAGGTTGATTTGTGCCGAAAGCTCAGCTGATTCATGCCTGTATTTTGGCTCTCCATAAATGGGAAGTGGAACTCGCAGGGAAAGACCAACATTCCACTCATCCCTTCTGTAGTCAGGGTCCTGCCTCCTGGAATGCCAGCCCTGCCTGTAGCCGGCATCAGCTGAAAGTTCCCACAATTTCTGATTTTTCGCCTGCATCAGGTCAAGTTGGGCAATTAGTTTCTCATTAAGCACACTAAGGTATTGTGAATTTCGCTCAAAAGCTATTCTGAGACAGTCATTAAGATCTGGCTCAACAGCCCTGAATTCTACCTGTTCTGTGGGAATGATTGTGATATCCTGTCCAATATTCAGTAAGCCAAGCAGGTTAAGCTGGGCATCATCCAGGCTGGCTCTCGCTGATTCAAGAGCAAGTTCCTGTCTGGCCACATTGGCTTCAGACTGGACAATTTCATTGGCTGCTCTTCTGCCTGTGGAAATAAGAAGTCTGGTCAGTTCCATCTGCTCCCTGGCCTGCTCTAAGGAAGCTTTCTGGATGTTCAAGTCCTGATATACATTCAGCAGGGTTCTATAGCTGGTAATAACATTGGTAACAGTATTTATGACCTGGTCCCGAAGGGAACGAACTGCATTTTCCTCACGAATCCTGGCCTTTTCTAAGGAAGCCCTGTTGTATTCAGTTCCACCTCCCTTAAGAAGAGGCTGTCTGATATCCACACCCCAGGCTGAATCCATGGGCTCATTTCTCATGGTATCCATCCTTGATGAACTTCTTGCTCTTTCAGCCCGGTTGTCCCAGATAAAGTTAATTTCTGCTCCTGTAGGTATTCTCTGCCTGACCCTGGTCTCCACGGAAGCACCAGACCTCCTTGACGAAATCCTGGCATCTTCCTGGGCACTGCCTCTATATCTTAGTTCATCCTCAGTATATTTGGTATCAGCCAGCAAATTGACCTCAAGATCAGGGTGAAACTCAGTGAGATCCCGGCGCAAGTTAAACCTTGCCAGCACCCTGTCCAGATAAGCACTCTCAAGATTTCGATTATGGCGAAGGGCCATAAAAACCGCATCAGTCAGGGTCATCTCCATAACCTGTGGATAGCCGGGACTAAAATCTACCTCCCAGGAATCATGAGCAAGGACTAAACCTGATAAAACAAATAATAGAAAAAGGAGAGAAGCAAGAGTGCAGCAAAGTTTTGTACCAACTCTAAAACGAATGTTTTTTTTGTCCTTTGCAAGCAGGGGCCCTAAGGGATTCAGGCTTGTGAAGCATGCCTGATTCACATGAGATGTATAATGCTGTTTACCGGGCATTATTGCAAAAATGAGTTTATTATGCATAAATAACGATAAGTTTAGTCAAACAGGATAGTTTGGTCATGGCTCAGGCCCCTTTAAGCTCTTTAACATGGGCCGCGCATGAAGCAGTCAGACCGGGAAGATCATAACCACCTTCCAACACAGAAACAACTTTGCCCTGAGCATACTGGTCAGCTATATCTAAGGCAATCCTGGTCAATACACTGAAATCCTCCACATCAAGTGCCATTCTGCACAAAGGGTCTCCACGCAAGGCATCAAAACCGGCTGAAACCAGTACAAGCTGAGGTCTGTAATTCTCCATGGCAGGAACCAGTCTGTCCTTGAAAGCAGCAATAACTTCACTGCCGTCAGTTCCGGCCGGGAAAGGAATATTCATGGTTGTGCCCTGCCCTTCTCCAGTTCCGGTTTCATTATAATTACCGGTGAAAGGATACCACATGGACTGATGGGTACTGAAGAAAAATACCTCTTTATACTCATAAAAAGACTCCTGAGTCCCGTTGCCGTGATGGGCATCCCAGTCAATAATCAGTATTCTGTCCATGCCATATTTTTCCCAGGCATACCATGCACCAATTGCAATATTGTTGAACAGGCAAAACCCCATTCCAACATTGGGGCGGGCATGGTGACCTGGAGGACGAACAGCACAAAAGGCATTCCTGCATTCACCGCCAACAACCAGGTCAATGGCATCCAGAACTGATCCAGTGGCTACAAGAGCTGCATCCCATGACCCAGAGCTTACTCCGGTATCAGGAAAACCAAGTGATGAATATCCACCTGCAATTCTCTCCTGCACCAGTTGCACATAAGGTCTGGCATGATTGTAAACAATTTCCTCAGACAGAGCCTTGCGTGGAACAGGATAGAGCAAGTCAGAAAAGTGTTCATGATTTTTCAAAGTATTCATGATTGCCCTCAGCCGGTCCGCGTTTTCAGGATGGCCTGGACCGGCTGAATGGGTCAGAAATACTGGATCATAAAATATTGCTGTCTGAGACATTGTTATTCCTCATCATAAGACTAATGCGGGCTGTCCCAAAACCCAGCTGACACCGGGATCGTCAGGGCACGGGATAACAGGACATTTTTTGTTGTAAAGATAAACACTCAAAGACTTTCATATTAGAAAAGCAGGCCCAACTCAATATTTTTTTATCATAATATTTTGAAATTGGTATCTGTTTAGCGCTTTGCATGTGGCATGGCTTCCTGCCCGGAGGCATACAGCCCGGAGGGGGACTGGCTCTTCCGGGACCCACTTGTCCCAAAAAATGAGATATTTTAAGCACAAAATGATGTTCAAGTGGGTCC is drawn from Desulfonatronovibrio magnus and contains these coding sequences:
- a CDS encoding efflux RND transporter periplasmic adaptor subunit translates to MSKHDFFENILENMADGVMAIDFQGRIIMFNTAAGDMLGLAPEKIINDTFARVFLTGMDENDDFNQLVLDAVYEQGIGLSSTVDFTRYDKRVVTLSVRSSYLSENDKDKKGVILVFSDVTELKKMQARQEEDARKLGKAYQDLEQKNEELQKAAKRVQVVRFVSTLLIIGLFLSIGIYHFQGDNLLKAVQSARSDDVTRSQDETVHVTVSTRPVSTSVSLVGSLEPLEEIVVTAPFDGRILERNFSFGQMVEQGEVLILIDSSDLEINLRNARSDYIKTRQRYNEILNWDTGLEMTRARRSLVRAEDSLELQERKLEEAELLFGKGVIPGQELENAQRQHQNAVDEVRSSRDELETVREKGSRENIELVEMELENARVNLEKLEVQIEQRKVRAPVSGVVIQPVGEDGKKTALERGSRVSAGTSLFAVGDLKGMTVSTKVDEVDVRKIFPGQSVRARGDAFPGVTLQGEVSHISAQAVAGSGRQGATFDVRVTFPELDEKSLEYIRVGMSADLEVVVYENDNAMMVPLSFVRVVRGASFVRLVGPDGQVREREVETGITTLRDVEIVSGVEAGQRLAQW
- a CDS encoding TolC family protein → MTLTDAVFMALRHNRNLESAYLDRVLARFNLRRDLTEFHPDLEVNLLADTKYTEDELRYRGSAQEDARISSRRSGASVETRVRQRIPTGAEINFIWDNRAERARSSSRMDTMRNEPMDSAWGVDIRQPLLKGGGTEYNRASLEKARIREENAVRSLRDQVINTVTNVITSYRTLLNVYQDLNIQKASLEQAREQMELTRLLISTGRRAANEIVQSEANVARQELALESARASLDDAQLNLLGLLNIGQDITIIPTEQVEFRAVEPDLNDCLRIAFERNSQYLSVLNEKLIAQLDLMQAKNQKLWELSADAGYRQGWHSRRQDPDYRRDEWNVGLSLRVPLPIYGEPKYRHESAELSAQINLRKVDLRISNEMENLENRVINAVRSVESSLKRVKLAQRTVELSEQNYEVSQVQFRMGRISNQDYVRDQDRLRDDRLALNQAIISYENSLTMLDQLLATTLDTWEIDFTPNRADLEQEFLGNRTWMLGD
- a CDS encoding histone deacetylase family protein codes for the protein MSQTAIFYDPVFLTHSAGPGHPENADRLRAIMNTLKNHEHFSDLLYPVPRKALSEEIVYNHARPYVQLVQERIAGGYSSLGFPDTGVSSGSWDAALVATGSVLDAIDLVVGGECRNAFCAVRPPGHHARPNVGMGFCLFNNIAIGAWYAWEKYGMDRILIIDWDAHHGNGTQESFYEYKEVFFFSTHQSMWYPFTGNYNETGTGEGQGTTMNIPFPAGTDGSEVIAAFKDRLVPAMENYRPQLVLVSAGFDALRGDPLCRMALDVEDFSVLTRIALDIADQYAQGKVVSVLEGGYDLPGLTASCAAHVKELKGA